The following coding sequences are from one Paenibacillus stellifer window:
- a CDS encoding helix-turn-helix domain-containing protein — protein sequence MRYLPQIDLGIRQYIEHRLETGEVPMPADTSVYLIFILYGGGVYNGVGMKAGDVIALGLNKDPMIGFSHYTELFMVEMEFRLFFQLTGIVPAFCQQVIPLDEDVFLAELCSRLMETPSPQRPGVIEQAFLSRIQQDKHLVWRKLERIDLASKMLGSVSYVQYDHLASQLNVSLRQLERDFSAMLGITLKDYARIQRFHRSIRFMKKMSAAEAAFLSGYFDQAHMTKEFKKLSTWTPAQALQCYDLNFEGIPLGERSCNMMQSGT from the coding sequence ATGCGATACTTACCGCAAATCGATTTAGGTATCCGCCAATACATTGAACATCGCCTGGAGACAGGGGAGGTTCCGATGCCTGCCGATACTTCCGTGTATCTGATCTTTATTTTGTACGGAGGCGGGGTCTATAATGGGGTTGGTATGAAAGCAGGAGATGTAATTGCCCTTGGACTGAACAAGGACCCGATGATTGGATTCTCCCACTATACGGAGCTGTTCATGGTGGAGATGGAATTCCGCCTGTTTTTTCAGCTTACAGGGATTGTACCGGCTTTCTGCCAGCAGGTTATCCCGCTAGATGAAGACGTATTTCTGGCCGAATTGTGCAGCAGACTAATGGAGACTCCTTCACCTCAGCGTCCGGGAGTCATCGAACAGGCATTTTTGTCCCGGATACAACAGGATAAGCATTTGGTATGGCGAAAGCTGGAACGGATTGATCTGGCTTCCAAAATGCTAGGGTCTGTCAGCTATGTTCAGTATGATCATTTGGCCAGCCAATTGAACGTCTCCTTACGGCAGCTGGAGCGGGATTTCTCCGCGATGTTAGGGATAACCCTGAAAGATTATGCGCGAATTCAGCGCTTCCACCGCTCCATCCGGTTCATGAAGAAAATGAGTGCGGCCGAGGCGGCGTTTCTGTCCGGGTACTTTGATCAAGCCCATATGACGAAGGAATTCAAGAAATTGTCCACATGGACACCGGCGCAGGCTCTGCAGTGCTATGATTTGAATTTTGAGGGAATTCCTCTGGGCGAACGAAGTTGTAATATGATGCAGTCTGGAACATGA
- a CDS encoding PadR family transcriptional regulator, with the protein MPKTNTTIYIILGLLDHEQLSGYDIKKKIDMMISHFWEVGYGQIYPTLKLLEAEGLVVKQSAESSKGPEKNLYAITPSGKAALREWLDIGETKEYTRYEILLKLFFGSELDTEENIKRIGLFRERHQQNVNIIEMFKHNLKPILSQDDDHLYYYLTVLFGEEVYKAYLSWADKAEAMLRDAAQRRQAEEQGEEEGPE; encoded by the coding sequence ATGCCAAAGACGAACACCACCATCTATATTATTTTAGGTTTGTTGGATCATGAGCAGCTCAGTGGTTACGATATCAAGAAGAAGATTGATATGATGATCAGCCACTTCTGGGAGGTAGGGTACGGGCAGATTTATCCCACGCTCAAGCTTCTGGAAGCTGAGGGACTGGTCGTCAAGCAGTCAGCCGAGAGCTCGAAGGGACCGGAGAAGAACCTGTATGCCATCACGCCATCCGGCAAGGCGGCTCTGCGGGAATGGCTGGATATTGGCGAGACCAAAGAGTACACACGTTATGAAATTCTTCTTAAGCTCTTTTTTGGAAGCGAGCTGGATACGGAGGAGAATATCAAGCGCATCGGCCTGTTTCGGGAACGGCATCAACAGAATGTGAACATCATCGAAATGTTCAAGCACAATTTGAAGCCGATCCTCTCGCAGGATGATGACCATCTATATTACTATTTAACGGTGCTTTTTGGAGAAGAGGTGTACAAAGCTTATCTCAGCTGGGCGGACAAGGCGGAAGCGATGCTCAGAGATGCCGCGCAGCGCAGGCAGGCTGAAGAGCAAGGGGAAGAAGAGGGGCCGGAATGA
- a CDS encoding sensor histidine kinase, translated as MMWLFIFIILVQLGYIYYVHRQLRAINVQLGQRMRQKSDQPIRLQLMNRELNQLVKKINQVLQQEMKMRQLSKQEQLYYKEMISNISHDFRTPLTSIKGYQQLIAKGPLNDEQRHKLSIANAHVQNLEHLLETFFEYSYLLSHHNEPQTGHVPLNLIIEEYVAAFYTQFEAKGIGVKLIGSSSIIAMQSDEGMIRRILQNLIQNALQHSEDDVEIRYWQEIEFTYITFKNRIQPQENFSPEQLFDRFYTIDRTRKRNSGLGLSIVRLLSEKLGGSAHAVMENGHLRFIIKLATNPDNRSK; from the coding sequence ATGATGTGGCTGTTCATTTTCATTATACTGGTACAGCTCGGATATATTTATTATGTTCATCGACAATTACGAGCAATCAATGTGCAGTTAGGGCAGCGTATGAGACAAAAAAGTGATCAGCCCATCCGCCTTCAATTAATGAACAGAGAATTGAATCAGCTTGTTAAGAAGATCAATCAAGTATTGCAGCAAGAAATGAAGATGAGGCAGCTTAGCAAGCAAGAACAACTGTATTATAAAGAAATGATTTCAAATATTTCACATGATTTTCGAACGCCTTTAACTTCGATTAAAGGTTATCAGCAATTAATTGCGAAAGGGCCATTAAATGATGAGCAGAGGCACAAGCTTTCGATTGCCAACGCGCATGTGCAAAATTTGGAGCACTTGTTGGAAACCTTTTTTGAGTACTCTTATCTGTTAAGTCATCACAATGAGCCTCAGACCGGGCATGTGCCGCTGAATTTAATAATAGAGGAATATGTGGCCGCTTTTTATACCCAATTTGAGGCCAAAGGAATCGGAGTGAAACTAATTGGTTCCTCTTCGATTATCGCTATGCAGAGTGATGAAGGCATGATACGTCGTATTTTACAAAATTTGATTCAAAATGCGCTTCAGCACAGCGAAGATGATGTGGAAATACGTTATTGGCAAGAGATTGAATTCACGTATATTACATTTAAAAATCGCATTCAACCGCAAGAAAATTTCAGCCCCGAGCAATTATTCGACCGCTTCTATACAATTGATCGAACGCGTAAACGCAACAGCGGATTGGGATTATCCATTGTGCGCTTGTTAAGCGAGAAGCTAGGTGGTTCTGCTCATGCGGTCATGGAGAATGGTCATTTGAGGTTCATCATTAAATTAGCGACCAATCCAGACAATCGTTCGAAATAG
- a CDS encoding ABC transporter ATP-binding protein, whose product MGDYVLEIENLTKRYKKYTVLEQVSLRCKRGHVYGLIGVNGAGKSTLMKCITGLSFQTEGTIRLFGQSVSAKKKTYLTRIGCMIESPAIDVNLTAKENIKAQRLLLGIPNETLDDELLEIVGLGYTGKKKARDFSLGMKQRLGIALALVASPELLILDEPINGLDPIGVVEIRQLLRRLCVEREMTIIVSSHNLPELYQTATDYIFIHQGKLVKELTLAELDNVCKQAIVIRTENPALCVSVLEDVLRLTEFKVLQDGTIKLFEGLDRLGEISTALVQNGAVLTFFGIQGDTLENYFLSIIGGEQHV is encoded by the coding sequence ATGGGTGACTATGTTTTGGAAATTGAGAATTTAACTAAACGCTATAAAAAGTATACCGTGCTTGAGCAAGTATCGCTTCGCTGCAAACGAGGTCATGTGTACGGATTAATCGGAGTGAATGGCGCCGGAAAATCCACGTTGATGAAGTGTATTACAGGTTTGAGTTTTCAAACTGAAGGTACGATACGGCTGTTTGGTCAGTCTGTCTCGGCCAAGAAAAAAACTTATCTGACACGCATCGGCTGCATGATCGAATCTCCCGCAATTGACGTTAATTTAACGGCCAAAGAAAACATAAAAGCTCAACGGTTGCTACTGGGCATTCCCAACGAAACACTCGATGATGAATTGCTGGAAATTGTAGGATTAGGCTATACCGGGAAGAAGAAGGCGAGAGACTTCTCATTAGGAATGAAGCAGCGGCTTGGCATTGCGCTTGCCCTTGTAGCAAGTCCGGAGCTGCTCATCCTAGATGAGCCAATCAATGGCCTGGACCCGATCGGGGTAGTGGAAATACGGCAATTGCTGCGGCGATTATGTGTTGAAAGAGAAATGACGATCATCGTTTCAAGTCATAACTTGCCTGAGCTGTATCAGACCGCTACGGACTATATTTTTATTCATCAAGGCAAGCTGGTGAAAGAATTAACGTTGGCTGAATTAGATAATGTCTGCAAACAGGCGATCGTGATTCGCACCGAGAATCCGGCTCTTTGTGTTTCCGTATTGGAGGATGTTCTGCGGCTGACCGAGTTTAAAGTATTGCAGGACGGAACCATCAAGCTTTTCGAAGGATTGGATCGACTCGGTGAAATCTCAACTGCCTTGGTGCAGAACGGAGCCGTCCTTACCTTTTTCGGGATACAAGGAGATACATTAGAGAATTACTTTTTGTCTATAATTGGGGGTGAGCAACATGTATAA
- a CDS encoding ABC transporter permease, with amino-acid sequence MYNLILSNLYKGIKSKTLRVLLLVSTCCAAATVLLANGIAKGTVSTDLRSIIFLFSDTSMLAILGAVLAAALIGSEFDTRLFHHSIVAGYSRFQIVVGKAITYWIFAVLIMSPYFIANVAALVFKVNVNMGVASAGFLNIINTGTDDRAGKIILALLCMLLIYVAQLTLTILFAFVAKKAMLIIPVFYVISAMAGQASLYAESLPNLGRLLNATPFGNDFIGLTSHASNELVVQAITVSVLFMVVIVAITYAAFRKTELK; translated from the coding sequence ATGTATAATTTGATCCTATCCAATTTATATAAAGGAATAAAGTCAAAGACATTAAGGGTACTCCTTCTGGTTAGTACATGTTGCGCAGCAGCTACGGTATTGCTTGCCAATGGGATTGCCAAGGGAACGGTTAGTACGGATTTGAGGAGTATAATTTTTTTATTCTCTGATACAAGCATGTTAGCTATTTTAGGAGCAGTTCTTGCTGCAGCTTTAATTGGTTCGGAGTTTGATACAAGGTTATTTCATCATTCCATAGTTGCGGGATATTCGCGCTTCCAAATTGTCGTAGGCAAAGCGATTACCTATTGGATATTTGCCGTCCTCATTATGAGTCCATATTTTATCGCTAATGTAGCGGCATTGGTCTTTAAGGTTAATGTTAATATGGGAGTGGCAAGCGCGGGCTTCTTAAATATTATCAATACAGGGACGGATGACAGAGCAGGCAAAATCATTCTAGCATTACTATGCATGCTGCTCATTTATGTTGCCCAGTTAACCTTGACGATTCTCTTTGCATTTGTTGCGAAAAAAGCGATGCTGATTATTCCGGTCTTCTACGTTATTTCCGCAATGGCCGGGCAAGCTTCGCTGTACGCGGAGTCACTACCGAATCTTGGGAGGCTGTTAAATGCAACGCCTTTTGGCAATGATTTTATTGGATTAACATCCCATGCTTCCAACGAGCTTGTAGTACAAGCGATCACAGTAAGTGTCTTGTTTATGGTTGTTATTGTGGCTATTACGTATGCTGCGTTTAGAAAAACAGAATTAAAGTAG